A genomic segment from Nematostella vectensis chromosome 6, jaNemVect1.1, whole genome shotgun sequence encodes:
- the LOC125567934 gene encoding putative GPI-anchored protein pfl2, with amino-acid sequence MVTSSISSSTVNVSAISTTSSIESTIMASVASSIQLIITSPKTTRLVTSTISSSTVNVSAISTTSSIESTIMASVASSIQLNITSNTTMAVNDTLRTTSTSAVFPTTITPSPNITSYILLMTSAVGNFTSATSVVFDSTTPNATTSPSYVANMTTLDSTVSLTRSLLSTTLIPSISTSILPYNTTVIATPKTTRLVTSTISSSTVNVSAISTTPSIESTIMASVASSIQLNITSNTTMD; translated from the exons atGGTGACTTCATCGATCTCATCCTCAactgtaaatgtgagtgctatctcgacgacatcatcgattgaaagcacaatcatggcaagcgttgcttcttctatccaactcatcatcacttca ccaaagacaacaagattggtgacttcaacgatctcatcgtctactgtaaatgtgagtgctatctcgacgacatcatcgattgaaagcacaatcatggcaagcgttgcttcttctatccaaCTTAACATCACCTCAAACACAACGATGGCAGTTAACGACACGTTGAGGACGACATCGACAAGTGCGGTTTTTccaacaacgatcacaccatcacccaatattacaagctacattttattgatgacgtcggcagtgggtaattttacaagcgcaacaagtgttgtctttgactcgactactccaaatgcaactacg tcaccatcatatgtagccaatatgacgacactggattctactgttagcttgacgagatctttattgtcaaccacattgatcccaagcattagcacgtctattttgccttacaatacaaccgtcatcgCAACACCAAAGACAACAAGACTGGTGACTTCAACGATCTCAtcgtctactgtaaatgtgagtgctatctcTACGACACCATcgattgaaagcacaatcatggcaagcgttgcttcttctatccaactcaacatcacctcaaacacaacgatg GACTAG
- the LOC116619742 gene encoding mucin-5AC-like: MKRTQITTGYPPLMTSSAVASSISATSVVVDSTTPNTTTLVPSISASIPSSITMNSSIEQSIDTLKPSSIAFATTPLFQTSIIPVTTQSYEKTVSVIKSTTFEILSSLSSFTSAHVPTTLFEVILTPSLTSFFESTIPYSTLTLSTISDTNLPNITTVNRTTVPTNSTLVEILPSMPTMNLTSVPILNTSSIVANLSATPISFASVSGSINITWSMSSISASPNRTLNGTSIVNNTMYMNATSVQSETMITSAANITIIPTKPLYTTANISSTSPFFAPNDTMYMNATSVQSETMITSASNITIISTTPLYTTANISSTSPSFAPNDTLIQTLNSSWTPATTKITSYITGYPSVMTSPAAANSTSSTMRSSVTFTTLFLLYNSSIITTTSTIEANESYPSVDIASILPTPPLLSSSLGVKATTSVTSPASSKFIDLAVTETYIPSLETVVITLSQSSINPTGVSTARRVPTSSLASSLSELWTTTTALMQSTQVTSKTSGIHPSLSTNQKTPSTIATETSKILTIQPSLSSTPRPSSYYVTTVMSIPSYSTVKSLSLVVTSPASSIPHATSSIAPTSGPTTAPYAQEFKGELTILNEIYVSSLSDRESREYINLSNNIKRVFTKIYKRDVPGFSHMEIRGFQEAVNGQLLCEVTVYARFEAQVTGSQLEDVTYAATRSGRSKPYELSKVKFTDQTEPDRKIFDGTATVENRVYEEELADPESVVFRKQAMEIEAVFNDVFIAIEGFLFCRISSFRQGSVIVEFKAYTTRTSPATEKDFVLYLRNANNETLRGLVIRKDSVVVTKASSKPTEGGWDWWLIVVCAACGFFIVIITVLVVYCVRRHRKRTTLEWDPTYDNRSYDIWAEDPGLEMSGFRTTGTLRRGAPAVEINPHVSSEVIEQIDEEV, encoded by the exons ATGAAACGAACGCAAATTACTACAGGCTACCCTCCATTGATGACCTCGTCGGCAGTCGCTTCATCTATAAGTGCAACCAGTGTGGTCGTTGACTCGACTACCCCAAATACAACTACACTCGTACCAAGCATCAGTGCCTCTATCCCATCGAGCATCACAATGAACAGTTCAATAGAGCAATCCATTGACACCTTGAAGCCCTCCTCAATAGCTTTCGCAACAACACCTTTATTTCAAACTTCAATAATACCAGTGACTACTCAGTCATATGAGAAAACAGTATCTGTTATAAAAAGTACAACCTTCGAAATCTTATCAAGCTTATCCTCTTTTACGAGTGCGCATGTACCAACTACGTTGTTTGAGGTAATCCTGACGCCTTCTTTGACTAGCTTTTTTGAATCAACAATACCGTATTCTACTTTGACCCTATCAACCATCAGTGATACAAATTTACCGAACATCACAACAGTTAACCGAACCACTGTGCCAACGAACAGTACCTTGGTAGAAATATTACCAAGCATGCCAACCATGAACCTCACAAGCGTTCCGATACTGAACACCTCATCTATTGTTGCCAACTTGAGCGCAACCCCTATCAGTTTCGCGTCGGTGTCAGGCTCTATAAACATTACTTGGTCAATGTCAAGCATCAGTGCATCACCTAATCGTACGTTGAACGGAACAAGCATTGTAAATAACACTATGTACATGAATGCAACGAGTGTACAGTCAGAGACAATGATCACAAGTGCGGCGAATATAACGATCATCCCAACAAAACCATTATACACAACTGCAAATATTTCAAGCACCAGTCCATTCTTTGCACCAAACGACACTATGTACATGAATGCAACGAGTGTACAATCAGAGACAATGATCACAAGTGCGTCGAATATAACGATCATCTCAACAACACCATTATACACAACTGCAAATATTTCAAGCACCAGTCCATCCTTTGCACCAAACGATACACTAATCCAAACCCTGAACAGCAGCTGGACACCAGCAACAACAAAGATCACATCCTATATCACAGGTTACCCCTCCGTGATGACATCGCCGGCAGCCGCAAACTCTACAAGTTCAACAATGAGAAGCTCTGTTACATTTACTACCCTTTTCCTACTCTATAATTCCTCCATTATCACAACAACTTCGACAATCGAAGCAAACGAATCGTACCCGTCAGTTGACATCGCGTCCATACTACCAACACCtccattgttatcatcatcattgggTGTCAAGGCGACCACGAGTGTGACCAGCCCTGCAAGTTCTAAATTTATCGACTTAGCGGTTACCGAGACATATATTCCTTCCCTGGAGACGGTCGTTATAACTCTATCGCAGTCTTCAATCAACCCGACAGGCGTTTCAACAGCTCGAAGAGTACCCACTTCAAGTTTAGCATCGTCTCTGTCTGAATTGTGGACAACAACGACGGCATTGATGCAGTCTACACAAGTGACTTCAAAAACAAGTGGCATACATCCTTCGCTATCAACAAATCAAAAGACGCCTTCAACGATTGCTACCGAAACAAGTAAAATTCTGACAATCCAGCCTTCACTGTCATCAACGCCAAGGCCTTCATCCTATTACGTGACCACCGTTATGTCTATACCAAGTTATTCAACAGTAAAGTCTTTATCCCTTGTCGTAACTTCTCCAGCATCATCAATACCACATGCAACATCATCAATCGCACCAACGTCTGGGCCTACAACAGCGCCATACGCGCAAGAGTTTAAAGGAGAACTGACGATACTCAACGAGATTTACGTGTCATCGCTAAGTGACCGAGAAAGCAGAGAGTACATTAATCTTTCCAATAACATCAAGCGAGTGTTTACTAAAATCTACAAGCGCGATGTTCCTGGATTCTCGCACATGGAGATTCGAGGTTTTCAGGAGGCAGTTAACGGTCAGTTACTGTGCGAGGTGACGGTCTATGCTCGTTTCGAAGCCCAAGTGACGGGGTCACAACTTGAGGACGTCACATACGCAGCCACTCGGTCAGGGCGCTCCAAGCCTTATGAACTCTCCAAGGTCAAGTTCACTGACCAGACAGAGCCAgacagaaaaatatttgacGGGACGGCAACCGTGGAGAACAGGGTCTACGAGGAAGAGCTAGCGGATCCGGAAAGCGTAGTATTCAGGAAACAGGCCATGGAGATTGAAGCTGTGTTCAACGATGTTTTTATAGCAATTGAAGGGTTTCTTTTCTGTAGAATTTCGTCATTCCGTCAAGGAAGTGTTATAGTTGAATTCAAGGCGTACACTACGCGCACGTCGCCTGCGACGGAAAAGGACTTTGTCCTTTATTTGAGGAATGCGAACAATGAGACGCTTCGAGGGCTTGTGATCAGGAAGGATTCCGTGGTGGTGACCAAGGCGTCAAGCAAACCCACTGAGGGTGGCTGGGATTGGTGGCTTATCGTGGTGTGCGCGGCGTGTGGATTTTTCATCGTGATCATCACAGTTCTGGTGGTCTACTGT GTGCGCCGCCATCGCAAACGTACAACTCTGGAATGGGATCCAACGTACGATAACAGGAGTTATGACATCTGGGCAGAGGACCCAGGGTTGGAAATGTCCGGCTTCAGGACGACAGGAACACTAAGGCGGGGCGCGCCAGCGGTAGAAATCAACCCACATGTATCATCCGAGGTCATAGAGCAG ATCGATGAGGAAGTTTAG